Genomic segment of Synechococcus sp. A18-25c:
CCGACGCAGACGCTTTTGCCGCCATTGCTCTCGCAGCTGTGGCCTGCGATGGAACCCTCGGTCGCGAGGAAGCGCATGCATTGAGGCGGTCATTGGAATATCGGACGCCCTACAAAAACTGCACGGAACAGGAGATGGGGTCCCTGTTCGATCGCCTGTTGAACACACTTAGGGAATCCGGCGTCAACCAGCTCGTCGGTGAAGCCTTGCCCGCCTTGACTGCTCCCCAGCAAGAAACCGCCCTTGCACTTGCGGTTCAGCTCGCCCATGCCGATCGCCAGGTCACTCCGGAAGAGAGCACGTTCCTCCAGCAACTCTGCGAGAGTGTGTCACTTCCTGATGGTCGCGCTGTGGTTGTGATGGAGGCGATCATGGCCCTCCACCGCGACAGCTTGTCCAGCTGAGTGCAGACTGTCACGACAACGAGGCGGCTCATGAACCGATTCACCAAGCTCACAGGCGGGTTGCTTGCAGGTCTCCTCTGCGTCTTGCTTGGGGCCCCGATGGCCATGGCAGTTTCAGCTCAGGACTTTCCCGCTGCACCTCCAGAGGATGCTGTGGTGGACTCTGCTGATGTTCTGAGTCGCGCCAGTCGGAACGAAATCACCGCTCGTTTGCAGGAGTTGGATCAGTTTCATGTCGACGCACGGCTGGTCACAGTGCGGCGTCTGGATTATGGATTGAGCCTGCCAGCGTTTGGAGAAGAGTTGCTGGGGCGCTGGGAAGCTGGTACCGGTCAGACCGATCGTCCACTGCTGATCTTCCTGGAAGAAACTCAAAGCAAGCAGGCTGCGGTCGTCGCGTCCCCAGCACTGTTGGAACAGTTGCCTGAGTCGTTGTTGCGCAGCACAGGTCGCACCACGATGAGCCAACCACTGCGCGATGGGGATCGTTTCCGTCAGGCCACCCTGGATGGTGTAGAGCGCATCGAAACCGTTTTAAACGGTGGAGAGGATCCAGGCCCTCCGGTGCAGGTCGAACGTGTAGCGCTTCCGACCAACGTACCCACAGCTGAAGAAACCCAAGAGAGCAACGCCTTCACATGGGTTGTCGTTCTTCTGGTGGTCGGCACCATAGTTCCGATGGCTACTTGGTGGATCTTCTCCCGCTGACGACACGATGG
This window contains:
- a CDS encoding tellurite resistance TerB family protein — encoded protein: MTDADAFAAIALAAVACDGTLGREEAHALRRSLEYRTPYKNCTEQEMGSLFDRLLNTLRESGVNQLVGEALPALTAPQQETALALAVQLAHADRQVTPEESTFLQQLCESVSLPDGRAVVVMEAIMALHRDSLSS
- the psb32 gene encoding photosystem II repair protein Psb32, giving the protein MNRFTKLTGGLLAGLLCVLLGAPMAMAVSAQDFPAAPPEDAVVDSADVLSRASRNEITARLQELDQFHVDARLVTVRRLDYGLSLPAFGEELLGRWEAGTGQTDRPLLIFLEETQSKQAAVVASPALLEQLPESLLRSTGRTTMSQPLRDGDRFRQATLDGVERIETVLNGGEDPGPPVQVERVALPTNVPTAEETQESNAFTWVVVLLVVGTIVPMATWWIFSR